A region of Drosophila suzukii chromosome 2L, CBGP_Dsuzu_IsoJpt1.0, whole genome shotgun sequence DNA encodes the following proteins:
- the LOC139352395 gene encoding histone H4 — translation MTGRGKGGKGLGKGGAKRHRKVLRDNIQGITKPAIRRLARRGGVKRISGLIYEETRGVLKVFLENVIRDAVTYTEHAKRKTVTAMDVVYALKRQGRTLYGFGG, via the coding sequence ATGACTGGTCGCGGTAAAGGAGGAAAAGGCTTGGGAAAAGGAGGCGCCAAGCGTCATCGCAAAGTGCTGCGGGATAACATTCAGGGTATCACTAAGCCAGCAATCCGCCGTTTGGCTCGTCGCGGCGGTGTAAAGCGCATCTCGGGACTCATTTACGAGGAAACACGTGGCGTCCTGAAGGTGTTCTTGGAGAACGTTATCCGCGATGCCGTCACCTACACCGAACACGCCAAGAGGAAGACTGTCACAGCCATGGATGTTGTGTACGCCTTGAAGAGGCAAGGCCGCACCCTATACGGCTTCGGCGGTTAA
- the LOC139352236 gene encoding histone H3-like, whose product MARTKQTARKSTGGKAPRKQLATKAARKSAPATGGVKKPHRYRPGTVALREIRRYQKSTELLIRKLPFQRLEREIAQDFKTDLRFQSSAVMALQEASEAYLVGLFEDTNLCAIHAKRVTIMPKDIQLARRIRGERA is encoded by the coding sequence ATGGCCCGTACCAAGCAAACCGCTCGGAAATCGACTGGTGGCAAGGCGCCACGCAAACAACTGGCTACTAAGGCCGCTCGCAAGAGCGCCCCAGCCACCGGAGGCGTGAAGAAGCCCCATCGGTATCGCCCTGGAACGGTTGCCTTGCGTGAGATCCGTCGATACCAGAAGAGTACCGAGCTCCTGATCCGCAAGCTGCCTTTCCAGCGTCTGGAGCGTGAAATCGCTCAGGACTTCAAGACTGACCTGCGATTCCAGAGCTCGGCGGTGATGGCTCTGCAGGAAGCTAGCGAGGCCTATCTGGTTGGCCTCTTTGAAGATACCAACTTGTGCGCCATTCATGCCAAGCGTGTCACCATCATGCCCAAAGACATCCAGTTGGCCCGTCGCATTCGCGGCGAGCGTGCTTAA